From a single Paraburkholderia sp. FT54 genomic region:
- a CDS encoding MFS transporter, with the protein MSSRTHWYDGLTTMHWRVLKASFLGWIFDGYEALALVVVLGPMLHSVLSPAQAASPTTYAGLVIGITLLGWGAGGLIGGILADYVGRKRMMLWSVFLYAMFSGLTAFSQTFWVLCGLRFLTGLAMGSEWSTGVALLSETWPERARAKGAGFLQSGFGWGTLIAAVVWYALSSMHPLGAETWRLMFVLGAVPAFFVLYIRRGVNESEKWQRAVREKRWSATSAGQVAGDAAASGKRPFTLTQLFNEPEALRRTLLLLVLSIVTTVGWWAISSWLPTFTVSLAKAEGIPDALSWGSKISIVYTVGAIVAYMIAGFVVDAIGRRAFLSLTFVGSLITTFITYKLTTSVEAMMVVAPINGFFTLGCAYVWMAIYPCELFGSSVRSTAISFVFNAARLIAWVFPIIAGSMIKSFGGVSQAALALGSVYLLGIVLPWFLPETRGAGMPD; encoded by the coding sequence ATGAGTTCGCGAACCCACTGGTACGACGGTCTCACGACGATGCACTGGCGTGTACTGAAAGCCAGTTTTCTCGGCTGGATTTTCGACGGCTACGAGGCACTGGCGCTCGTCGTTGTTCTTGGGCCGATGCTGCATTCGGTGCTGTCGCCCGCGCAAGCCGCGTCCCCCACGACTTACGCCGGTCTGGTAATCGGCATCACGTTGCTCGGCTGGGGAGCTGGCGGTCTGATCGGCGGGATTCTCGCGGACTATGTCGGACGCAAGCGGATGATGCTCTGGTCCGTATTTCTCTATGCCATGTTTTCGGGGTTGACTGCGTTCTCGCAGACTTTCTGGGTGTTGTGCGGGCTGCGTTTCCTTACCGGCCTCGCAATGGGCAGCGAATGGAGCACGGGCGTTGCGCTGCTGTCGGAAACCTGGCCGGAGCGGGCTCGCGCGAAAGGGGCCGGCTTCCTGCAATCGGGCTTCGGCTGGGGCACGCTGATCGCGGCGGTCGTGTGGTATGCGCTTTCGTCAATGCATCCGTTGGGTGCCGAAACCTGGCGGCTGATGTTCGTGCTCGGCGCAGTCCCGGCGTTCTTTGTGCTGTACATTCGCCGCGGAGTCAACGAGTCGGAGAAATGGCAACGCGCGGTGCGCGAGAAGCGCTGGAGCGCGACGAGCGCCGGGCAGGTTGCAGGCGACGCAGCCGCATCCGGGAAGCGGCCGTTCACGCTCACGCAGCTGTTCAATGAGCCCGAAGCGCTGCGCCGCACGCTGCTCCTGCTCGTGCTGTCGATCGTCACGACCGTCGGCTGGTGGGCCATTTCAAGCTGGCTGCCGACCTTCACCGTTTCGCTCGCCAAAGCCGAGGGGATCCCCGACGCGTTGTCGTGGGGCTCGAAGATATCGATCGTCTACACCGTTGGCGCGATTGTGGCCTACATGATCGCCGGTTTCGTGGTGGATGCCATCGGGCGGCGGGCCTTTCTGTCGCTGACGTTCGTCGGTTCGCTGATCACGACGTTCATCACATACAAGCTGACGACAAGCGTCGAAGCAATGATGGTCGTGGCGCCGATCAATGGTTTCTTCACCCTGGGCTGTGCCTATGTCTGGATGGCGATCTACCCCTGTGAGCTCTTCGGTTCCAGCGTGCGTTCCACTGCGATCAGCTTTGTGTTCAATGCGGCGCGCCTGATCGCGTGGGTCTTCCCGATCATCGCGGGCAGCATGATCAAGTCGTTCGGTGGTGTGTCGCAAGCGGCGTTGGCACTTGGCTCCGTGTATCTGCTCGGTATCGTGCTGCCCTGGTTCTTGCCCGAGACGCGTGGCGCGGGCATGCCGGACTGA
- the kdpA gene encoding potassium-transporting ATPase subunit KdpA yields MNFNNLFQPGVFIVVLIALAIPLSRYMTGVVDGSSVVVRRIGRPVETMVYKLAGVDPEAEMSWKHYALAVLVFNTLGVLAVYVFLRIQQWLPANPQGFGPMTPDAAFNTAISFVTNTNWQDYTPESTVSYLTQMAALTVQNFLSAATGIAVVVALIRGFARHTTATIGNFWVDLTRITLYILAPLATVIALVFVSQGVIQNFESYQDVPTLQATTYQTPKTDAQGNAVKDAKGNPVMVDNKADKQTIAMGPVASQEAIKMLGTNGGGFFNGNSAHPYENPTPFANFVQMIAMLLIPAALCLVFGRMVGDRRQGYAVLAAMTIAFAVACWGEIASEQSGNPLYSTLHVDQSASATQSGGNMEGKETRFGIAQSGIFTVATTAASCGAVLNTHDSLTPMGGFVPLLLIELGEVIFGGVGSGLYGMLVFALLAVFVAGLMIGRTPEYIGKKIESYEMKMVSIAVLLTPLLVLVGASIGVLAAAGTAGISNPGPHGFSEVLYAYSSAANNNGSAFAGLSVNTPFYNSTLAIAMWFGRFGSIVPVLAIAGSLAAKKRISATAGTLPTHGPLFVVLLLGTVVLVGALTYVPALALGPVVEHLIMVAGH; encoded by the coding sequence ATGAACTTCAACAACCTGTTTCAGCCCGGCGTTTTCATCGTCGTGCTGATCGCGCTCGCCATTCCACTCAGCCGCTACATGACGGGGGTGGTCGACGGTTCGTCCGTCGTCGTTCGCCGCATTGGACGGCCGGTCGAAACGATGGTGTACAAGCTGGCGGGCGTGGACCCCGAGGCTGAGATGTCGTGGAAGCATTACGCGCTAGCCGTACTGGTGTTCAACACGCTCGGCGTGCTAGCGGTGTATGTTTTTCTGCGCATCCAGCAATGGCTGCCCGCCAATCCGCAAGGCTTCGGCCCCATGACGCCGGACGCGGCCTTCAACACGGCAATCAGCTTCGTGACCAACACGAACTGGCAGGACTACACGCCGGAATCCACGGTCAGCTATCTGACGCAGATGGCGGCTTTGACGGTGCAAAACTTCTTGTCGGCCGCCACGGGTATTGCGGTCGTGGTCGCATTGATTCGCGGCTTTGCACGTCATACGACAGCGACGATCGGCAACTTCTGGGTCGATCTGACGCGTATCACGCTGTATATTCTCGCGCCGCTCGCGACTGTAATCGCACTCGTCTTCGTCAGTCAGGGGGTGATCCAGAACTTCGAATCGTACCAGGACGTGCCGACCCTGCAGGCCACGACCTACCAGACCCCGAAGACCGATGCCCAAGGCAACGCCGTCAAGGACGCGAAGGGCAATCCCGTGATGGTGGACAACAAGGCCGACAAGCAGACTATCGCAATGGGTCCGGTTGCGTCGCAGGAAGCGATCAAGATGCTCGGTACCAATGGCGGCGGCTTTTTCAACGGCAATTCGGCGCACCCGTACGAGAACCCGACGCCGTTCGCCAACTTCGTGCAGATGATCGCGATGCTGCTGATTCCGGCTGCGTTGTGCCTCGTGTTCGGCCGGATGGTCGGCGACCGGCGTCAGGGCTATGCAGTACTCGCCGCGATGACGATCGCTTTCGCGGTGGCCTGCTGGGGTGAGATTGCATCGGAGCAGAGCGGCAATCCGTTGTATTCGACGCTGCATGTCGACCAAAGCGCGTCGGCCACGCAGTCCGGCGGCAACATGGAAGGCAAGGAAACCCGCTTCGGAATCGCGCAATCGGGCATCTTCACGGTCGCGACCACGGCGGCTTCGTGCGGCGCGGTCCTCAATACGCACGATTCGCTCACGCCGATGGGCGGCTTCGTCCCGCTGCTGCTGATCGAACTCGGCGAGGTGATCTTCGGCGGTGTCGGCTCGGGCCTCTACGGCATGCTTGTGTTCGCGTTGCTGGCGGTGTTCGTGGCCGGGTTGATGATCGGGCGAACGCCGGAATACATCGGCAAGAAAATCGAATCGTACGAGATGAAGATGGTGTCGATCGCCGTGCTGCTGACGCCGCTGCTCGTGCTGGTCGGCGCGTCGATCGGCGTGCTGGCGGCCGCCGGCACGGCGGGTATCTCCAACCCAGGGCCGCACGGCTTCTCCGAGGTTCTCTACGCCTACAGTTCCGCGGCCAATAACAACGGCAGTGCGTTTGCCGGCTTGTCGGTGAATACGCCGTTCTATAACTCCACGCTCGCCATCGCCATGTGGTTCGGCCGCTTCGGCTCGATTGTGCCGGTGCTGGCGATCGCCGGCTCGCTCGCCGCCAAGAAACGTATCTCCGCGACCGCCGGGACCTTGCCGACACACGGCCCACTGTTCGTCGTGCTGCTGCTCGGCACGGTGGTGCTGGTCGGCGCGCTGACGTATGTGCCGGCCCTCGCGCTCGGCCCTGTCGTCGAACATCTGATCATGGTTGCAGGACATTGA
- a CDS encoding D-2-hydroxyacid dehydrogenase family protein: protein MNPQSPIKVAILDDYQNVALSMADWSPLENRADVTVFNDHVADIELLIQRLQPFDVVCVMRERTPLPREIIESLPNLKLIASTGAGNTSIDQNAAAERGIEIRHTGYSSTPTIELTWALILAMARNIPLENQSLRQGGWQLSLGDELSGKTLGLLGLGRVGSAVGIIGRAFRMNVIAWSQNLTEERAAEKGVQRVSRDVLFSTADFLSIHVRLSERTAGLVGATEFAQMKPTSRLINTSRGPIVDSAALLSALTTGQIAGAALDVYDVEPLDNPHPLRELPNVLATPHVGYVSKELYRTFYGDTVRNIVQWLDESGGSAQG, encoded by the coding sequence ATGAACCCCCAATCCCCTATCAAGGTGGCGATCCTCGACGATTATCAGAACGTCGCGCTGAGCATGGCAGACTGGTCGCCCCTCGAGAACCGCGCGGACGTGACGGTATTCAATGACCACGTCGCCGATATCGAGCTCCTGATCCAGCGCCTGCAGCCATTCGACGTCGTCTGCGTGATGCGGGAACGCACACCGTTGCCCCGCGAGATCATCGAAAGCCTGCCGAACCTGAAGCTGATTGCCTCGACCGGCGCAGGGAATACGTCGATCGATCAGAATGCGGCTGCGGAACGCGGCATCGAGATTCGTCACACGGGCTATTCGTCCACGCCGACGATCGAACTGACGTGGGCGCTGATTCTCGCGATGGCCCGCAATATTCCGCTCGAGAACCAGTCACTGCGTCAGGGAGGCTGGCAGCTTTCGCTTGGCGATGAACTCTCGGGCAAGACGCTCGGATTGCTGGGTCTTGGCCGCGTCGGCTCGGCTGTCGGTATCATCGGGCGGGCATTCAGAATGAACGTCATCGCGTGGAGCCAGAACCTCACCGAGGAACGCGCCGCGGAAAAGGGCGTGCAGCGAGTCAGCAGAGACGTGCTGTTCTCCACGGCAGATTTCCTGTCGATCCATGTGCGGCTCAGTGAGCGAACCGCAGGTTTGGTCGGTGCAACGGAATTCGCGCAGATGAAACCCACGAGCCGGCTGATCAATACGTCGAGAGGTCCGATCGTCGACTCCGCTGCCCTGCTTTCGGCACTCACGACCGGTCAGATTGCCGGCGCCGCGCTGGACGTCTACGACGTCGAACCGCTCGACAATCCGCATCCGCTGCGCGAGTTGCCCAACGTGCTCGCGACGCCTCATGTCGGATATGTATCGAAGGAGCTATATCGCACTTTCTATGGCGATACGGTACGCAATATCGTTCAGTGGCTTGATGAAAGCGGAGGTTCCGCGCAAGGCTAA
- the kdpC gene encoding potassium-transporting ATPase subunit KdpC, translating into MKTLIRPVLVLFILMTVITGVIYPVVVTALGRGAFAAQASGSLIEKNGKPVGSTLIGQQFDAPYYFWGRLSATSPMPYNAQSSGGSNLGPTNPALADEIKGRLDALKAAGNDMSQPVPVDLVTSSGSGLDPQISPAAAAYQVKRVAKTRGLTVDQVRDLVAGNTQGRQFGIFGEARVNVLQLNLALDDLRPMH; encoded by the coding sequence ATGAAAACGCTGATTCGCCCGGTACTCGTCCTGTTCATCCTGATGACCGTGATCACGGGCGTGATCTATCCGGTCGTCGTCACGGCCCTCGGGCGCGGTGCCTTCGCGGCCCAGGCCAGCGGCAGTCTGATCGAGAAGAACGGCAAGCCGGTCGGCTCGACACTGATCGGTCAGCAGTTCGACGCGCCGTACTATTTCTGGGGACGCCTGTCGGCCACCAGCCCCATGCCGTACAACGCGCAGAGTTCGGGCGGCTCGAATCTCGGGCCGACCAACCCCGCGCTCGCCGACGAAATCAAGGGCCGTCTCGATGCCTTGAAAGCCGCGGGTAACGACATGTCGCAACCGGTGCCGGTGGATCTGGTGACGTCCTCGGGCAGCGGGCTCGACCCGCAAATCAGCCCGGCCGCCGCAGCCTATCAGGTCAAACGCGTGGCGAAAACGCGGGGTCTGACCGTCGATCAGGTTCGCGATCTTGTCGCCGGCAATACGCAGGGGCGGCAGTTCGGCATTTTCGGCGAGGCGCGCGTGAACGTGCTTCAGCTCAATCTTGCGTTGGACGACCTCAGGCCCATGCATTGA
- the kdpB gene encoding potassium-transporting ATPase subunit KdpB → MFDPAIARPALVDSFKKLAPRHQLRNPVMFCVYVGSILTTVLWIAALAGQAEAPAGFILAIALWLWFTVLFANFAEALAEGRSKAQAASLRGAKRDVMAKKLQDSHPKSPIRIMTATDLRKGDVVLVETGDVIPADGEVIEGVASVDESAITGESAPVIRESGGDFSSVTGGTRVLSDWIVVRVSVNPGEAFLDRMIAMVEGAKRQKTPNEIALTILLVALTLVLLFATATLLPFSMFSVEAAKAGHVVTITALVALLVCLIPTTIGGLLSAIGVAGMSRMMQANVIATSGRAVEAAGDVDVLLLDKTGTITLGNRQASAFTPAPGVTEEMLADAAQLSSLADETPEGRSIVVLAKQRFNIRERDMHALQATFLAFSAQSRMSGVDLPDRQIRKGAADAIKQFVENHGGRFPAELTAAVTEIARRGSTPLVVAEKSHGESAARCMGVIELKDIVKGGIKERFAELRKMGIKTIMVTGDNRLTAAAIAAEAGVDDFLAEATPEAKLTTIRTHQAEGRLVAMTGDGTNDAPALAQADVAVAMNTGTQAAKEAGNMVDLDSNPTKLIEIVEIGKQMLMTRGSLTTFSIANDVAKYFAIIPAAFATTYPQLRVLDVMHLSSPSSAILSAVIFNALIIVALIPLALKGVRYRPLGAASLLRRNLLIYGLGGILLPFPFIKLIDMVLNVFGWV, encoded by the coding sequence ATGTTCGACCCGGCCATTGCCCGGCCGGCGCTGGTCGATTCGTTCAAAAAGCTTGCGCCGCGCCACCAGTTGCGCAATCCGGTGATGTTCTGCGTGTACGTGGGCAGCATTCTGACGACCGTTCTCTGGATCGCCGCGCTCGCGGGCCAGGCCGAGGCGCCTGCCGGTTTCATTCTCGCGATCGCGCTCTGGTTGTGGTTTACCGTGCTGTTCGCCAACTTCGCGGAGGCGCTCGCGGAGGGACGCTCGAAAGCCCAGGCCGCGTCGCTGCGCGGCGCGAAGCGCGACGTCATGGCGAAGAAGCTGCAAGACTCCCATCCCAAGTCACCCATCCGCATCATGACCGCGACCGATCTGCGTAAAGGCGACGTCGTGCTGGTCGAAACCGGCGACGTGATCCCGGCGGACGGCGAGGTGATCGAAGGCGTGGCATCGGTCGACGAATCGGCGATAACCGGCGAATCCGCGCCGGTGATCCGCGAGTCGGGCGGCGACTTTTCGTCGGTGACGGGCGGCACGCGCGTGCTGTCGGACTGGATCGTCGTGCGGGTCAGCGTGAATCCGGGCGAGGCGTTCCTCGACCGCATGATCGCGATGGTGGAAGGCGCGAAGCGTCAGAAGACGCCGAATGAAATCGCGCTGACGATTCTGCTCGTCGCGTTGACGCTCGTGCTGCTGTTCGCGACCGCCACGCTGTTGCCGTTCTCGATGTTTTCGGTCGAAGCGGCGAAAGCGGGACATGTCGTCACGATCACCGCCCTGGTCGCGCTGCTGGTGTGTCTGATTCCGACCACCATCGGCGGGCTGCTGTCGGCCATCGGCGTGGCGGGCATGAGCCGCATGATGCAGGCGAACGTGATCGCCACTTCAGGGCGCGCGGTGGAAGCGGCCGGCGACGTTGACGTGCTGTTGCTCGACAAGACCGGCACCATCACGCTCGGCAACCGCCAGGCGTCGGCTTTCACGCCGGCGCCTGGCGTCACCGAGGAAATGCTCGCCGACGCCGCGCAACTCTCCTCACTCGCGGACGAAACGCCGGAAGGCCGCAGCATCGTCGTGCTCGCGAAGCAGCGCTTCAATATCCGCGAACGCGACATGCACGCGTTGCAGGCCACCTTCCTTGCGTTCAGCGCGCAGTCGCGCATGAGCGGTGTCGATCTGCCCGACCGCCAGATTCGCAAGGGCGCGGCCGATGCGATCAAGCAATTCGTTGAAAACCATGGCGGCCGCTTTCCCGCTGAACTGACGGCGGCGGTCACGGAAATCGCGCGGCGCGGCAGCACGCCGCTGGTGGTCGCCGAGAAAAGCCATGGCGAGAGCGCCGCACGTTGCATGGGCGTGATCGAGTTGAAGGACATCGTGAAGGGCGGCATCAAGGAGCGCTTTGCCGAACTGCGCAAGATGGGCATCAAGACCATCATGGTGACGGGCGACAACCGGCTGACCGCGGCAGCCATCGCCGCCGAAGCGGGGGTGGACGATTTTCTCGCGGAGGCCACGCCGGAAGCCAAGCTGACAACAATTCGCACGCATCAGGCCGAAGGGCGCCTCGTGGCCATGACCGGCGACGGCACTAACGACGCCCCCGCGCTCGCGCAGGCGGATGTCGCGGTGGCCATGAACACCGGCACGCAGGCCGCGAAGGAAGCGGGCAACATGGTCGACCTCGATTCGAATCCGACCAAGCTGATCGAGATCGTGGAGATCGGCAAGCAGATGCTGATGACGCGCGGCTCGCTCACCACGTTCTCGATTGCCAACGACGTCGCCAAGTATTTCGCCATCATCCCGGCGGCATTTGCGACCACTTATCCGCAGTTGCGCGTGCTCGACGTGATGCATCTGAGTTCGCCTTCGTCGGCGATTCTGTCGGCGGTGATTTTCAACGCGCTGATCATCGTGGCGCTGATTCCGCTTGCGCTCAAGGGCGTGAGGTACCGGCCGTTGGGCGCCGCGTCGCTGTTGCGCCGCAATCTTCTGATCTACGGGCTCGGCGGGATTCTGCTGCCGTTCCCGTTCATCAAGCTGATCGATATGGTGCTGAACGTGTTCGGCTGGGTTTGA
- a CDS encoding universal stress protein, translating to MLIPVLDRGGAVEAARYAAFMFIEHGVTEVELLEVLEPVAQGRAAAFHTWSSLVRDEKHAMLTALIDARTILDEAGVPYRWKRVFGHPAKAIADYVATTRPDVMVIDASRMGFFRRLAMLASLSRRTVTPVTMVH from the coding sequence ATGCTGATCCCCGTCCTCGACCGCGGCGGTGCGGTCGAAGCTGCGCGCTATGCTGCGTTCATGTTTATCGAGCACGGCGTCACGGAGGTCGAACTACTCGAAGTTCTCGAGCCCGTCGCACAAGGGCGTGCGGCAGCTTTCCACACCTGGAGTTCACTGGTGCGCGACGAGAAGCACGCCATGCTGACGGCTTTGATCGACGCTCGAACCATTCTCGATGAAGCAGGGGTGCCATACCGCTGGAAGCGCGTCTTCGGTCACCCCGCCAAGGCGATTGCCGACTATGTCGCCACGACCCGGCCCGACGTCATGGTGATCGACGCCAGTCGTATGGGTTTCTTCCGCAGGCTCGCCATGCTCGCGTCTTTATCGAGGCGAACGGTCACGCCGGTGACAATGGTTCACTGA
- a CDS encoding response regulator: MRDPTITVVVIDDDRTISRFIRAHLEADGMSVFGAQTGAEGLAQAATRLADLVIIDLALPDMDGLDVIRQLRAWSAMPVIVLSARSREEDKVAALDAGADDYLTKPFGLPELGARIRAHLRRQAACGRRGSPQVQFGLVTVDLGERQVLRDCRVVHLSPIEYRLLSALVRHPGRVLTHAQLLGEVWGPLQTDNHHYLRIYMGHLRHKLESNPARPEHIITESGVGYRLVGVR; the protein is encoded by the coding sequence ATGAGGGACCCCACCATAACAGTCGTTGTGATAGACGATGACAGAACCATAAGCCGGTTCATTCGCGCGCACCTCGAAGCGGACGGGATGAGCGTGTTCGGAGCGCAGACCGGTGCAGAAGGCCTGGCGCAGGCCGCGACGCGGCTGGCGGATCTGGTCATTATCGATCTGGCGTTGCCTGACATGGACGGCCTCGACGTGATCCGGCAGTTGCGCGCCTGGTCGGCGATGCCGGTGATCGTTCTGTCGGCGCGCAGCCGCGAGGAAGACAAGGTCGCCGCGCTCGACGCCGGCGCCGACGATTACCTGACCAAGCCGTTTGGATTGCCCGAGCTAGGCGCACGGATTCGTGCCCACTTGCGCAGGCAAGCCGCATGCGGGAGGCGCGGCTCGCCGCAGGTCCAATTCGGCCTGGTCACGGTCGATCTTGGCGAGCGGCAAGTGCTGCGCGATTGCCGTGTCGTCCATCTCAGTCCCATCGAATACCGGCTTCTCTCAGCGCTGGTGCGTCATCCGGGGCGGGTATTGACGCATGCACAACTGCTCGGCGAAGTATGGGGTCCGTTGCAAACCGATAACCACCATTACCTGCGCATCTACATGGGACATCTGCGGCACAAGCTCGAAAGCAATCCGGCGCGCCCCGAGCACATCATCACCGAATCGGGCGTGGGATACCGGCTGGTCGGCGTGAGGTGA
- a CDS encoding nuclear transport factor 2 family protein, with amino-acid sequence MTSTTEAANKALVLEAFDTLFNRRDYAAAERFWSPDYIQHSAHIAPGRDGLFNLVKTVPPTLRYEPGVIVADGDYVIVHGRFSGHGRPAAWIAADILRIADGVLAEHWDVLQDEATEAESNSGLPMFGTSFPG; translated from the coding sequence ATGACCAGCACGACCGAAGCAGCCAACAAGGCCCTTGTACTCGAAGCGTTCGACACGCTTTTCAACCGACGCGACTACGCCGCCGCCGAGCGTTTCTGGTCGCCCGACTATATCCAGCACAGCGCGCATATTGCACCGGGGCGTGACGGTCTGTTCAACCTGGTCAAGACCGTACCTCCGACGTTGCGATACGAACCCGGCGTGATCGTCGCGGATGGCGATTACGTGATCGTGCACGGGCGCTTTTCAGGTCATGGGCGTCCCGCCGCATGGATTGCTGCCGACATCCTGCGCATCGCGGACGGCGTGCTTGCCGAGCATTGGGACGTGCTGCAGGACGAGGCAACCGAAGCCGAATCGAATAGCGGCCTGCCCATGTTCGGGACTAGTTTTCCGGGCTGA
- the kdpF gene encoding K(+)-transporting ATPase subunit F: MTTWMTWLAAASTLILFVYLVYALLRAEALE; encoded by the coding sequence ATGACTACCTGGATGACCTGGCTTGCGGCGGCCTCGACGCTGATTCTGTTCGTGTACCTCGTCTACGCTTTGTTGCGCGCGGAGGCACTCGAATGA
- a CDS encoding Asp/Glu racemase has protein sequence MPQNFRIGQIVPSSNTTMETEIPAMLRAREAIRPERFTFHSSRMRMHKVTKEELVAMNKEGLRCAAELADARVDVMSTACLVAIMAMGPGYHRETERELLEVARANHCLAPVMTSAGALVEGLKIMGARRISLMAPYMRPLTDLVVAYIENEGIEVIDSLCFEIPDNLEVGLRDPMQLVDDVRRLNTEGADVVVASACVQMPSLPAIQRIEDMLGIRTVSTAVCTVRRMLDHLKLEPVVPGAGALLSGA, from the coding sequence ATGCCTCAAAATTTTCGTATTGGACAGATCGTTCCAAGTTCGAATACGACCATGGAAACTGAGATTCCCGCCATGTTGCGTGCCCGTGAAGCCATCCGCCCCGAGCGGTTCACTTTCCATTCGAGCCGGATGAGAATGCACAAGGTCACGAAGGAGGAACTGGTCGCGATGAACAAGGAAGGCTTGCGCTGCGCGGCGGAACTTGCCGACGCTCGTGTTGATGTCATGAGTACGGCGTGCCTGGTCGCGATCATGGCGATGGGGCCCGGCTATCATCGTGAAACTGAACGCGAACTGTTGGAGGTTGCGCGTGCCAATCATTGCCTCGCGCCAGTCATGACGTCCGCGGGAGCTTTAGTGGAAGGTCTGAAGATCATGGGCGCTCGTCGGATTTCGCTGATGGCGCCGTATATGCGCCCGTTGACTGATCTGGTTGTCGCTTACATCGAAAATGAAGGAATCGAGGTCATCGATTCGCTCTGCTTTGAAATTCCCGACAACCTCGAAGTCGGTCTGCGCGATCCGATGCAACTGGTCGACGACGTTCGGCGCCTGAACACGGAAGGCGCGGACGTCGTGGTGGCGTCCGCGTGCGTCCAGATGCCTTCATTGCCGGCGATCCAGCGTATCGAAGACATGTTGGGAATCCGCACCGTCTCGACTGCTGTGTGCACGGTGCGGCGCATGCTGGATCATCTCAAGCTGGAGCCGGTTGTCCCCGGCGCGGGCGCGTTGCTTTCCGGCGCGTGA
- a CDS encoding LysR family transcriptional regulator → MRVSADRPLRLDMESLRIFVAVIEEGSIAAAAARTHIVASAVSKRVSDLEDDAGTPLLYRHSRGVQPTPAGEALYHHAKRLGEHLQQISDELSEYSAGLRGHTRIYVNFTAMVQYLPGVLRSFLRANPNVGIDMVEKSSDEVVQAIASGVADLGICAATEDSLGDLQWRPYSVDKLVVIVPADHRLAGRASVSFAQVLEDDFVSMPYGTSISKLCRAAAERDGRRLRVRIEVTSFEGVRNMVSAGLGIGVLPTGSVTPYVHSAPFRVVELDEPWSLRPLSIIARNFDTLPLPARMLVDHLEAHHRNDS, encoded by the coding sequence ATGCGCGTTTCAGCAGATCGGCCGTTGCGACTCGACATGGAGTCCCTGCGCATTTTCGTGGCGGTCATCGAGGAAGGCAGCATCGCCGCGGCGGCGGCCCGCACGCACATCGTGGCATCGGCCGTCAGCAAGCGCGTATCGGATCTCGAAGACGACGCCGGCACGCCGCTGCTATACCGGCATAGCCGCGGTGTTCAACCTACACCTGCGGGCGAGGCGCTCTATCATCACGCCAAGCGGCTGGGCGAGCACCTGCAGCAAATCTCGGACGAACTGTCCGAATATTCGGCGGGATTGAGGGGCCATACGCGCATTTATGTGAACTTTACCGCCATGGTCCAGTATCTGCCCGGCGTGCTGCGCTCCTTTCTACGCGCCAATCCGAACGTGGGGATCGACATGGTCGAAAAGTCGAGCGATGAGGTCGTGCAGGCGATCGCAAGCGGCGTCGCCGATCTCGGCATCTGCGCGGCCACCGAGGACTCCCTCGGCGATCTGCAGTGGCGCCCGTACAGCGTGGACAAGCTGGTCGTGATCGTGCCGGCGGATCATCGGCTCGCGGGGCGCGCAAGCGTGAGCTTCGCGCAGGTGCTGGAGGACGACTTCGTCAGCATGCCGTACGGGACGTCCATTTCCAAATTGTGTCGCGCCGCCGCTGAACGTGACGGCAGACGGCTACGCGTACGCATCGAGGTGACAAGCTTCGAGGGCGTGCGCAACATGGTCAGCGCGGGACTCGGCATCGGCGTGCTCCCGACGGGAAGCGTGACACCTTATGTGCATTCGGCGCCGTTTCGCGTCGTCGAGCTTGACGAACCCTGGTCGCTGCGGCCGCTCTCAATCATTGCGCGCAATTTTGACACCCTGCCGCTTCCTGCGCGCATGCTGGTCGATCACCTCGAAGCGCATCATCGGAACGACTCGTGA